Proteins encoded together in one Astatotilapia calliptera chromosome 7, fAstCal1.2, whole genome shotgun sequence window:
- the LOC113027304 gene encoding ADP-ribosylation factor-like protein 3 isoform X1: MGLLSILRRLKQAPEQEVRLLLLGLDNAGKTTVLKQLAAEDISHITPTQGFNIKSVQSAGFKLNVWDIGGQRKIRPYWRNYFENTDVLIYVIDSSDRKRFEETSLELAELLEEETLATVPLLIFANKQDLMTAAPASELAESLRLHTIRDRMWQVQACSALTAEGIQDGMTWVCRNIKFRKKP, from the exons ATG GGCCTTTTGTCCATCCTTCGGCGGCTGAAGCAGGCTCCAGAGCAGGAAGTACGCTTGCTGCTGTTAGGGTTGGATAATGCCGGCAAGACCACTGTGCTAAAACAGCTGGCAGCCGAAGACATCAGCCACATCACCCccacacaa GGCTTTAACATCAAGAGCGTGCAGTCCGCAGGCTTCAAGCTGAATGTTTGGGACATTGGAGGTCAGCGCAAAATCCGACCATACTGGAGGAATTATTTTGAGAACACAGATGTGCTG ATCTATGTGATTGACAGCTCAGACAGGAAACGGTTTGAAGAAACAAGTCTG GAGCTAGCTGAGTTGCTGGAGGAGGAAACGCTCGCCACGGTGCCGTTGCTAATCTTCGCCAACAAGCAGGACCTGATGACAGCTGCTCCAGCGTCAGAGCTGGCAGAAAGTCTCCGTCTGCACACAATACGGGATCGCATGTGGCAGGTGCAGGCCTGCTCGGCGCTCACTGCAGAGGGAATTCAG gATGGGATGACCTGGGTTTGCAGAAATATAAAGTTTCGGAAGAAGCCATGA
- the LOC113027304 gene encoding ADP-ribosylation factor-like protein 3 isoform X2 has product MGLLSILRRLKQAPEQEVRLLLLGLDNAGKTTVLKQLAAEDISHITPTQGFNIKSVQSAGFKLNVWDIGGQRKIRPYWRNYFENTDVLELAELLEEETLATVPLLIFANKQDLMTAAPASELAESLRLHTIRDRMWQVQACSALTAEGIQDGMTWVCRNIKFRKKP; this is encoded by the exons ATG GGCCTTTTGTCCATCCTTCGGCGGCTGAAGCAGGCTCCAGAGCAGGAAGTACGCTTGCTGCTGTTAGGGTTGGATAATGCCGGCAAGACCACTGTGCTAAAACAGCTGGCAGCCGAAGACATCAGCCACATCACCCccacacaa GGCTTTAACATCAAGAGCGTGCAGTCCGCAGGCTTCAAGCTGAATGTTTGGGACATTGGAGGTCAGCGCAAAATCCGACCATACTGGAGGAATTATTTTGAGAACACAGATGTGCTG GAGCTAGCTGAGTTGCTGGAGGAGGAAACGCTCGCCACGGTGCCGTTGCTAATCTTCGCCAACAAGCAGGACCTGATGACAGCTGCTCCAGCGTCAGAGCTGGCAGAAAGTCTCCGTCTGCACACAATACGGGATCGCATGTGGCAGGTGCAGGCCTGCTCGGCGCTCACTGCAGAGGGAATTCAG gATGGGATGACCTGGGTTTGCAGAAATATAAAGTTTCGGAAGAAGCCATGA
- the wbp1 gene encoding WW domain-binding protein 1 — protein MAQKALGSIVGLLCTGTYLVQGKEFCFGVNNEQYRCEMGYCCGETECCTYYYELWWFWLVWTLIIMLSCCCAYRHRRVKMRLQQEQRQREISLMAYQGASSSFISPPPLNLRFWNDCKLPDYEEVVGHPPTPPPPYSENPPECIPVVIPQVNQPDASSVPQPLAEAEPRVDSQASGSSSDQEAVSLPIQVQCAAEENVEAAEEDEELVTRRRHVTGDSGIEVCVCQLDVDEGSGLEEESEEEQRMCKVAGRDCCSAPQQQTLRQKEHASELPSQTSTSNGDHVV, from the exons ATGGCACAGAAAGCACTGGGATCCATTGTTGGTCTTCTTTGCACCGGGACCTATCTTGTGCAG GGGAAGGAGTTCTGTTTTGGGGTAAACAATGAGCAGTACCGCTGTGAGATGGGGTACTGCTGTGGTGAAACAGAATGCTGCACTTACTACTATGAACTGTGGT GGTTCTGGTTGGTATGGACCTTAATCATCATGCTGAGCTGCTGTTGTGCCTATCGACACCGGAGGGTTAAAATGCGTCTTCAGCAGGAGCAGCGCCAGCGTGAGATCAGCCTCATGGCCTACCAAGGAGCCTCCAGCTCCTTTATTTCACCTCCACCTCTCAATTTAA GATTTTGGAATGACTGCAAGCTTCCTGACTATGAAGAGGTAGTTGGCCACCCTCcgacacctcctcctccttacTCTGAAAACCCTCCTGAGTGTATCCCTGTAGTCATTCCACAAGTGAACCAGCCGGACGCTTCTTCTGTGCCACAACCCCTCGCCGAGGCTGAGCCGAGGGTGGACTCTCAGGCCTCCGGTTCGTCATCAGACCAGGAGGCGGTGTCGCTCCCAATCCAAGTACAGTGTGCGGCAGAGGAGAATGTAGAGGCGgcagaggaggacgaggagctTGTGACTCGGCGTCGGCACGTAACCGGCGACTCAGGGATTGAGGTGTGCGTTTGCCAGCTTGACGTAGACGAAGGCTCAGGGCTTGAGGAGGAAAGCGAAGAGGAGCAGCGTATGTGTAAGGTCGCCGGGAGGGACTGCTGCTCCGCCCCCCAACAGCAAACCTTAAGACAGAAGGAGCACGCCTCAGAGCTGCCTAGCCAGACTAGCACCAGCAATGGAGACCACGTGGTGTGA